A DNA window from Archocentrus centrarchus isolate MPI-CPG fArcCen1 chromosome 15, fArcCen1, whole genome shotgun sequence contains the following coding sequences:
- the ccdc88ab gene encoding girdin isoform X3 yields MENEVFTPLLEQFMLTPLVCWVKTVGHSTVTDGTKLSEYIELVDGIYLNEIMLEINPKATVQRTNKKVNNDPTLRIQNLSILIRQIKSYYQECLQQLVMMPLPNVLILGRNPLSEQGLEEMKKLLLLLLGCAVQCEKKEEYIERIQILDFDTKASIASHIQEVTHNQENVVDLQWLESGEMPPEDLDGLSRNLAFHLKRLVDERDTQLETIVELTQERDCVQLSPLAPCPTQSPSDSPSMRRTESRQHLSVELADAKAKIRRLRQELEEKSEQLLDTRQELENMEVELKKLQQESYQLLSDARSARAYRDELDALREKAIRVDKLESELSRYKERLHDIEFYKARVEELKEDNQILLETKTMLEEQLDASRTRSDKLHLLEKENLQLKSKIHDLEMERDLDRKRMEELLEENLVLEMAQKQSMDESLHLGWELEQLSKTPELTEAPQKSLGEEVNELTSSRLLKLEKDNQTLLKTVEELRAAASQDTMTKLAKANQENQKLNKKLEELEGELTADKESLRSAESLSTDLMKEKALLEKTLETLRENSERQLKGLEQENKHLNQTVSSLRQRCQVGAEARVKDVEKENRVLHESICETTAKINKLEFERKQLRKELEVMKEKGERAEELEIQMRKLERENESLQKKVASLGITCEKVASLEKENSELEAEGRRLKKKLDTLKNMAFQLEALEKENAQLEQENLELRRSAESLRSAGAKAAQLEAENRELESEKSQLKRSLELLKASSKKTERLEVSYQGLDTENQRLQKALENSSKKIQQLEAELQEVEAENQSLQRNLEELKISSKRLEQLEQENKTLELESSQLEKDKKLLEKENKRLRQQAEIRDSKLDDSNQRITSLEKENRTMGKEMIFFRDSCTRVKDLEREKKEMVKQALIDKKTLVTLREELVSEKLRTQQMTNDLEKLTHELEKIGLNKERLLHDESSDDRFKLLETKLESTLKSTLEIKEEKIAALEARLQESSNLNQQLRQELKTVKKNYEALRQREEEERMVQSSPPKGGEDPQAVSKWEKESHEATRELLKVKDRLIEVERNNATLQAEKVALRSQLKQLDTQNSNLQAQIVAVQRQTASLQENNTTLQTQNAKLQVENSTLSSQSAALMAQNAQLQSQQSSVEGEREGALKEKEELRATYELLLRDHEKLAALHERQAAEYEALIGKHGGLKTSHKSLEQQHRELEDKYKQLLQRKGELEELEKNLKVQQEKMTLENQTHQATADQCKLLKEENDRLNSTYRQLLKDNENLQLDHKNLKSQLNGAKLEQTKLEAEFSKLKEQYQQLDITSTKLTNQCELLSQLKGNLEEENRHLLDQIQTLMLQNRTLLEQTMESKDLFHVEQRQYIDKLNELRRQKEKLEEKIMDQYKFYDPSPPRRRGNWITLKMKKLIKPKSRERMRSLTLTPCRSESGDSFLMFPHDSQDSSSIGSGTNSLDDTLTHKRSSTIKRLPFMRNRSKDKDKAKAIYRRSMSMNDLLQTMVVAGCPEAQWAGSTENLDGAEAGDANMTGSSRRSGQRMKELAFSTNAIDCATFSLPSAGHSRANHRLQVKDNASCEDVGGSSDDPKIQGTLNGCLSRPHSESSGEFSLSLDQEVWSSSGSSPVQQPTSSRSSHQSPLQLRRSLDPSTATGSPGQTQIRKTGSPGSEVLSLQQFLDESIDPAESGSQENLTVDSPRLSTSSEHEQKERTVTKGRGILRSSSGKAAPVSADRPPRSSGQPGRPSLRKAESTRVKGSAPIRSSLSSQGKATSVSERLDSTSSTLPRASSVISTAEGTTRRTSIHDLLSKDNRQPVSVDPSPPAASSRAGLRSQPTPSEYHPNSTNLKGPLTATPMPKSLSLPCHSSEDSDLSTFQSFLGPSFTVESVFMDSIFSESADKNLPFLSLNPTLVSNISGPPVTNKTHSPPVPHQNQTPHSQSNGQMRSREDVDQSRVNNTDQSLSPEERESLWYEYGCI; encoded by the exons AGCAAGGTCTAGAAGAGATGAAGAAACTGTTACTGCTGCTACTGGGCTGTGCTGTCCAG TGTGAGAAAAAGGAAGAGTATATTGAGCGTATCCAGATTTTGGACTTTGACACCAAAGCTTCCATAGCATCCCACATCCAAGAG GTGACTCATAACCAGGAAAATGTAGTGGACCTGCAGTGGTTGGAAAGTGGGGAAATGCCTCCAGAGGATTTGGACGGTCTCTCCAGAAACCTGGCTTTCCACCTCAAGCGTCTGGTGGATGAAAGGGACACGCAGCTGGAG ACTATAGTAGAGCTTACCCAGGAGAGAGACTGTGTGCAGCTCTctccactggctccctgtccaacCCAGTCTCCCAGTGATTCTCCCAGCATGAGGAGGACAGAAAGCCGACAgcacctctctgtggagttGGCTGACGCCAAGGCCAAGATCAGACGCCTTCGGCAGGAACT agaggagaagagtgaGCAGCTTCTGGACACCAGACAGGAGCTTGAGAACATGGAGGTGGAGCTCAAGAAACTTCAGCAAGAG AGCTATCAGCTGCTGTCAGACGCTAGGTCGGCTCGGGCCTACCGCGACGAGCTGGATGCGCTCAGAGAGAAAGCGATACGCGTAGACAAGCTGGAGAGCGAGCTGAGCCGATACAAGGAGAGACTTCACGACATCGAGTTTTACAAGGCCAGAGTTGAG gagctgaaggaggaCAACCAGATTCTACTGGAGACAAAGACCATGCTGGAGGAGCAGCTGGATGCTAGCAGGACCCGGTCCGACAAACTGCATCTTCTGGAGAAGGAGAATCTGCAGCTCAAATCCAAGATCCACGACCTGGAGATG GAGCGGGACTTGGACCGTAAGCGTATGGAGGAGCTTTTAGAGGAGAACCTTGTGCTTGAGATGGCCCAGAAACAGAGCATGGATGAATCCCTGCACCTTGGGTGGGAGCTGGAACAGTTATCAAAGACACCAGAGCTAACAGAAG CCCCTCAGAAGTCTCTGGGTGAGGAGGTGAATGAGCTGACCTCCAGCCGCCTGTTGAAGCTAGAGAAAGACAATCAGACTCTGCTGAAGACTGTTGAGGAACTCAGAGCAGCAGCCAGTCAGGACACTATGACAAAACTGGCCAAAGCTAACCAAGAAAACCAGAAGCTGAACAAGAAA ttggaggagttggagggcgAACTGACAGCAGACAAGGAGTCGCTCCGCAGTGCTGAATCTCTCAGTACTGACCTGATGAAGGAGAAGGCTTTACTGGAGAAGACTCTGGAAACGCTCAGAGAAAACTCAGAGAGACAG CTGAAGGGTCTCGAACAGGAGAACAAGCACTTGAACCAGACTGTGTCATCCCTGCGCCAGCGCTGCCAGGTGGGCGCTGAGGCCCGGGTCAAAGATGTGGAAAAAGAGAACCGCGTTCTCCACGAGTCAATCTGTGAGACaactgccaaaataaataaGCTGGAGTTTGAAAGGAAACAGCTGC GCAAGGAGCTTGAAGTTATgaaggagaaaggagagagagcagaggagctgGAAATTCAGATGCGGAAGTTGGAAAGGGAAAATGAGAGCCTGCAGAAGAAAGTTGCAAGTCTTGGAATCACCTGTGAAAAG GTGGCTTCTTTGGAGAAGGAGAATAGTGAGCTGGAGGCAGAGGGCCGCCGCCTGAAGAAGAAGTTGGACACTCTGAAAAACATGGCCTTCCAGCTGGAAgctttggaaaaagaaaacgCCCAGCTGGAGCAGGAGAACCTGGAACTTCGACGTTCAGCTGAGAGTCTCCGGTCAGCGGGGGCTAAGGCGGCTCAGCTGGAGGCAGAGAACAGGGAGCTGGAAAGCGAGAAGAGCCAGCTGAAGCGCAGTCTGGAGCTGCTCAAAGCCTCGTCTAAGAAGACTGAGAGATTAGAG GTGAGCTACCAGGGCCTAGATACTGAGAACCAGCGCCTGCAGAAGGCTTTAGAGAACAGCAGCAAGAAGATCCAGCAGTTGGAGGCAGAGCTGCAAGAGGTGGAGGCTGAGAACCAGTCCCTCCAGCGTAACCTGGAGGAGCTCAAGATCTCCAGTAAACGTCTTGAGCAACTGGAGCAGGAG AACAAGACTCTGGAGCTGGAAAGTTCCCAGCTAGAGAAAGACAAGAAGCTCCTGGAGAAGGAGAACAAGCGATTAAGGCAGCAGGCCGAGATCCGTGACTCCAAGCTGGATGACAGCAACCAGCGGATCACCTCCTTGGAGAAGGAAAATCGGACAATGGGCAAGGAGATGATCTTCTTCAGAGACTCCTGTACGCGGGTCAAAGACctggagagggagaaaaaggagaTGGTCAAACAGGCCCTGATCGATAAGAAGACCCTTGTCACGCTCAGAGAG GAGCTTGTGAGTGAGAAGCTGCGGACTCAGCAGATGACAAATGATCTCGAGAAACTGACCCATGAGTTGGAGAAGATTGGCCTGAACAAAGAGAGGCTCCTGCATGATGAGAGCTCAGACGACAG GTTTAAGCTCCTGGAAACTAAACTGGAGTCAACCCTGAAATCAACTCTGGAGATCAAAGAGGAGAAAATTGCTGCGCTTGAGGCAAGACTGCAGGAGTCTTCCAACCTTAACCAGCAACTTCGCCAGGAGCTCAAAACG GTGAAGAAAAACTATGAGGCCCTGcggcagagagaggaggaggagaggatggTGCAGAGCTCACCCCCTAAAGGAGGAGAGGACCCTCAGGCTGTCAGTAAATGGGAGAAAGAAAGCCATGAAGCCACAAGAGAACTGCTGAAAGTCAAAGATAGACTCATTGAGGTGGAGAGGAAT AATGCCACTCTGCAGGCTGAGAAAGTGGCCCTCAGGAGCCAACTCAAACAACTGGACACTCAAAACTCCAACCTGCAGGCTCAGATAGTGGCCGTGCAGCGGCAGACGGCCTCCTTACAGGAGAACAATACGACACTACAGACGCAGAATGCCAAACTGCAG GTGGAGAACTCCACTCTGAGCTCACAGAGTGCAGCCCTCATGGCCCAGAATGCCCAGCTGCAGAGCCAGCAGAGCAGTGTGGAAGGAGAGCGTGAAGGAGCgctgaaagagaaagaggagctgAGGGCCACCTATGAGCTGTTGCTCCGCGATCACGAGAAACTGGCGGCGCTCCACGAGAGGCAGGCAGCTGAATATGAAGCCCTGATCGGGAAGCACGGTGGCTTGAAGACTTCCCACAAGAGCctggagcagcagcacagggagCTGGAGGACAA gtaCAAACAGCTCTTGCAGAGAAAGGGagagctggaggagctggagaaaAATCTGAAGGTGCAGCAGGAAAAGATGACACTGGAGAACCAGACCCATCAAGCCACAGCTGACCAGTGCAAATTGCTCAAAGAGGAAAATGATAG GTTGAATAGTACCTATCGTCAGCTCCTGAAGGACAATGAGAATCTCCAGCTGGACCACAAAAACCTAAAGAGCCAACTGAACGGTGCAAAGCTGGAGCAAACCAAGCTGGAGGCTGAGTTCTCTAAACTAAAGGAGCAGTACCAGCAGCTGGACATCACCTCCACCAAGCTGACCAACCAGTGTGAG TTGTTGAGCCAGTTGAAGGGAAACTTGGAGGAAGAGAATCGTCACTTGTTGGATCAGATTCAGACTTTGATGCTACAAAATCGCACACTGCTGGAGCAGACTATGGAGAGCAAGGACCTGTTCCACGTAGAGCAAAGACAATACAT AGACAAGCTAAATGAGCTGAGGAGACAGAAGGAGAAGCTGGAGGAGAAGATTATGGACCAGTACAAGTTCTACGACCCTTCACCTCCACGCAG GCGCGGCAACTGGATTACTCTGAAGATGAAGAAGCTGATCAAGCCGAAGAGCCGGGAGAGGATGCGCTCTCTCACACTGACTCCATGTCGTTCGGAGTCCGGAGACAGTTTTCTGATGTTTCCCCACGACAGCCAAGACAGCTCATCCATAGGCTCAGGCACCAACTCGCTAGATGACACTCTCACGCACAAGAGGAGCAGCA CTATAAAAAGGTTGCCTTTCATGAGGAACAGATCCAAGGACAAAGACAAGGCCAAGGCCATCTACCGGCGCTCCATGT CTATGAATGACCTGCTTCAGACCATGGTGGTGGCAGGCTGTCCTGAGGCTCAGTGGGCCGGCAGCACGGAGAATCTAGATGGGGCTGAAGCTGGAGATGCCAACATGACGGGTAGCAGCAGGCGCAGTGGGCAGCGCATGAAGGAGCTCGCCTTTTCTACCAATGCCATCGACTGTGCCACCTTCAGCCTGCCCAGTGCAGGACACAGCAGAGCCAACCACCGTcttcaggtcaaag ACAATGCCTCCTGCGAGGATGTCGGCGGCTCCTCAGACGATCCCAAGATTCAAG GCACGTTGAACGGCTGCCTCAGCAGGCCACATAGCGAGAGCAGCGGTGAGTTCAGCCTGAGTCTGGACCAGGAGGTGTGGtccagcagcggcagcagcccCGTCCAGCAGCCAACCTCTTCACGCTCCTCCCACCAGAGCCCCCTGCAGCTGCGGAGGTCCCTCGATCCATCCACTGCCACGGGCAGCCCTGGCCAGACCCAGATCAGGAAGACGGGATCCCCAGGGAGCGAGGTGCTTTCCCTGCAGCAGTTCCTGGATGAGAGTATTGATCCTGCAGAG tcTGGCAGTCAGGAGAACCTCACTGTAGACTCTCCTCGCCTCTCCACCTCCTCTGAGCACGAGCAGAAAGAACGCACTGTCACAAAGGGCCGGGGCATACTGCGCTCGTCAAGTGGAAAAGCGGCACCAGTGAGCGCTGACCGGCCACCGAGATCTTCCGGACAACCGGGGCGCCCTTCCCTGCGGAAGGCCGAGAGCACACGCGTGAAAGGCTCCGCACCGATCCGCTCCAGCCTGTCTTCACAGGGCAAAGCGACCTCAGTCTCTGAACGCCTTGATTCGACCTCCTCCACCCTGCCTCGAGCCAGCAGCGTCATTTCCACCGCTGAAGGTACCACACGGCGTACCAGCATCCACGACCTGCTGTCCAAGGACAACCGGCAGCCTGTTTCTGTTGACccttctcctcctgctgcttcaTCCAGGGCTGGGCTACGTTCGCAGCCCACACCCAGTGAGTACCACCCCAACAGCACCAACCTTAAGGGACCCCTCACCGCCACCCCCATGCCCAAGTCACTCAGCTTACCTTGCCATAGCTCGGAGGACTCCGACCTCTCCACCTTTCAGTCTTTCCTTGGCCCTTCCTTCACTGTAGAGTCTGTGTTCATGGACTCCATCTTTAGTGAGTCAGCAGACAAAAACCTCCCCTTCCTGTCTCTTAACCCCACCTTAGtcagcaacatcagtgggcCTCCTGTTACAAATAAGACCCACTCTCCTCCTGTGCCACACCAAAACCAGACCCCTCACAGCCAATCAAATGGCCAGATGAGATCCCGAGAGGATGTTGATCAGAGTCGTGTGAATAATACGGACCAGTCACTGAGCCCAGAGGAGAGGGAGTCTCTGTGGTATGAGTACGGCTGTATCTAA